The Neospora caninum Liverpool complete genome, chromosome X genome includes a region encoding these proteins:
- a CDS encoding UDP-glucose 4-epimerase, related: MPMNGATKPFAVLCTGGLGYIGSHTVVRLVEEGFDVTVMDNLSNATEEVLRRIQKITHCEDDTTGAGNTGDSRDRLRFFNVDMCDEEALQKLFKNRHFDAVIHYAGLKAVGESVEKPLEYYSTNVGGTIKLLKVMDAAGCRRLVFSSSATVYRPKAGPIVETDPTGASNPYGQTKAMIEQILKDLHNADSRWGISILRYFNPVGGHPSGLLGESPVHPNNLLPYIQQVAIGRRPHLNVFGTDWDTPDGTGVRDYLHVDDLAEGHISALRKLQREKEGCLLLHNLGTGQGHSVLEMADMFERISGQKIPRKPAPRRPGDLSSVVADPSLAEKELGWKAQRSMQEAMASAWKWQSQNPNGYDTPAS; the protein is encoded by the exons ATGCCGATGAATGGAGCAACGAAACCCTTCGCCGTGCTCTG CACCGGCGGTCTCGGTTATATCGGCAGCCACACAGTGGTTCGCCTCGTCGAGGAAGGCTTCGACGTGACTGTCATGGACAATCTATCCAATGCCACAGAAGAAGTTCTTCGTCGTATCCAGAAGATCACACACTGTGAGGATGACACCACGGGAGCCGGCAACACCGGCGACTCGCGTGACCGTCTCCGGTTCTTCAATGTCGATATGTGCGACGAAGAAGCTCTCCAGAAGCTGTTCAAGAATCGACACTTTGATGCTGTCATCCACTACGCAG GCCTGAAGGCTGTCGGCGAATCGGTTGAAAAACCTCTGGAGTACTACTCCACTAACGTTGGGGGAACCATCAAACTGCTAAAG GTCATGGACGCCGCAGGCTGCCGCCGCCTGGTGTTCTCCTCTAGCGCCACAGTGTACAGACCCAAAGCTGGTCCAATCGTTGAAACGGACCCAACCGGAGCGTCGAACCCTTACGGACAAACGAAGGCGATGATTGAACAGATCCTGAAA GATCTCCATAATGCTGATAGTCGCTGGGGCATTTCCATTCTGCGATACTTCAATCCGGTTGGCGGCCACCCTTCTGGTCTTCTGGGCGAGTCCCCGGTACACCCGAATAATCTCTTGCCGTACATCCAGCAGGTGGCGATAGGTCGCCGGCCGCACCTCAATGTTTTTGGAACAGACTGGGACACACCTGACGGAACTG GTGTGCGCGACTACTTGCACGTGGATGACTTGGCCGAAGGCCATATTTCTGCCCTTCGAAAGCTCcaacgggagaaagagggttGCCTTCTCCTCCACAATTTGGGTACGGGCCAAGGCCACTCGGTGCTGGAGATGGCGGATATGTTCGAGCGTATATCGGGGCAGAAAATCCCACGAAAGCCGGCTCCACG ACGACCGGGTGACCTTAGCAGCGTGGTTGCGGATCCAAGCTTGGCCGAAAAGGAGCTCGGATGGAAGGCGCAGCGATCGATGCA GGAGGCGATGGCATCAGCCTGGAAGTGGCAGTCGCAAAATCCCAACGGCTACGACACGCCTGCCTCGTAG